A single Paenibacillus kribbensis DNA region contains:
- a CDS encoding efflux RND transporter permease subunit — translation MIAYFIKKKKLTLFIFIMAIVAGLYSVSQLPRQETPDIIKKTAVVTTLYPGATPQKVEQTVTKPLEQKMKEINHIKKISSTSENGLSTIIIETEGNANATEAWDTLRKKMNDAQSSLPTDAQKPVVNDDLNKVFIHSYAITGDSVEQLYQLNDMVKSWKDQLKTIPGVSEVTIKGLPDQEVQIQIDAQKLQQYHISWEQLMSAVQKENEQYPIGNLDYNERTYRMNVTQSKNAQDLSKVIISKTESGAPVYLSDVGSVLLTQNTSSYMAFFNGKPAITLTINGNTGSDVDTIYSKVNKEMQLLKPDLPNTFQLNTLFSQTERIDHIFHGLTRELLFAIAAVVIVCTLGLNLVTSSFVALAIPISIAIGFIILPMLGVTLNQVTVIGLIIVMGILVDDAVVINDNIERRMMTLGESPKIAALNGTKEVSISILTATLATVASFAPLFFLSGDAGSLIKPLPFAVIFTLLASMLMSFTVIPIFREWYGQRSQKTLNSTMKPPGLLGKQIDALRNVYVSELIPKVIKRPALYASLGLLISTTLYGVLALIPIDLFPRTDDPQLSINVRMPIGTSIEETKRVTEDIAKWVKQQPHVETISYAAGGDAPQLFQDMTADAKTGTTVGQIAIVGEEGAFDPDEMADKWSSILKDRYPGQSISLKIAKVGVPLGKPISIRILGNDVGQLRSLSQQLKEGIMATRGTQDIQDNMENEGYTLDFQINKQAMDQYQISNNDLTRTLLLMGNGVSFSRFDTGKDLINIKLKLSQTDQNPEILFQQLNVTNANGVQIPLSQLAELKPSFATQKINHYNLKRSITVEAEVHGRTASEVMKDVKLKLQDIKFPPGYTWEIGGEISGQDDILSEIGWLYVVVILLIFMLIFLQFYSFSTPLIILTTVYMAAAGGFLGLLILNTPITFMGVLGLMTLAGIVVRNGIVLIEFIEDARREGIELKEAVVAATKARFRPILLTSLTAIVGLIPIALIGELMFRPLAYTIMFGLMYSTILTMFVVPSLYIVIARWKLKKQSKNGGYNEKNNK, via the coding sequence ATGATTGCATATTTTATCAAAAAGAAAAAACTGACCCTCTTTATTTTTATCATGGCGATTGTTGCCGGGCTGTATAGTGTCTCTCAACTTCCTCGGCAGGAAACGCCGGATATTATCAAGAAAACCGCTGTAGTCACGACCCTCTATCCTGGAGCTACACCCCAAAAGGTAGAACAAACGGTCACGAAGCCTCTGGAACAAAAAATGAAAGAAATCAATCATATTAAAAAGATTTCTTCTACATCCGAAAATGGACTTTCGACGATTATCATTGAGACAGAAGGCAACGCCAATGCCACAGAAGCCTGGGATACATTACGCAAAAAAATGAACGATGCCCAGTCTTCTCTGCCCACAGATGCTCAAAAGCCTGTCGTTAACGATGATTTGAATAAGGTATTTATCCATTCCTACGCCATCACGGGGGACTCTGTGGAGCAATTGTATCAACTAAATGATATGGTGAAATCGTGGAAGGATCAATTAAAAACCATTCCCGGTGTATCGGAAGTAACGATCAAGGGATTACCGGATCAAGAGGTTCAGATTCAGATTGATGCTCAAAAGCTCCAGCAGTACCATATCAGTTGGGAACAGCTCATGAGTGCAGTGCAGAAGGAAAATGAGCAATATCCGATAGGCAATCTGGATTACAACGAACGCACATACCGAATGAACGTGACGCAGTCCAAGAATGCTCAAGATTTGAGTAAGGTCATTATTTCCAAAACTGAAAGTGGCGCTCCTGTGTATCTCAGTGATGTGGGCAGCGTTTTACTTACGCAAAATACCAGCAGTTACATGGCCTTTTTTAACGGTAAACCCGCTATTACACTGACGATTAACGGTAATACCGGCTCTGACGTAGACACGATTTATAGCAAAGTAAATAAAGAAATGCAGTTGTTAAAACCAGATCTGCCTAATACGTTCCAACTGAATACGTTATTTTCACAGACCGAGCGGATTGATCATATTTTTCATGGCTTGACCCGTGAATTGCTGTTTGCCATTGCGGCGGTTGTGATCGTATGTACATTGGGATTGAATCTGGTGACCTCTTCCTTTGTTGCACTGGCTATTCCCATTTCGATTGCCATAGGCTTCATTATTCTTCCTATGCTCGGCGTAACGCTGAATCAAGTTACCGTCATCGGCCTCATTATTGTAATGGGGATTCTAGTCGATGATGCTGTGGTGATTAATGATAATATTGAACGCAGAATGATGACCTTGGGTGAGAGCCCCAAGATAGCAGCATTAAATGGAACAAAAGAAGTTTCCATTTCCATTTTGACCGCAACCCTGGCAACTGTAGCCTCCTTTGCCCCGCTGTTCTTTTTATCAGGCGATGCAGGCTCCCTAATAAAACCATTACCGTTTGCTGTTATCTTTACGTTATTGGCTTCCATGCTCATGTCCTTTACCGTCATCCCAATCTTTAGAGAATGGTATGGACAACGAAGTCAAAAAACGCTCAACTCCACCATGAAGCCGCCGGGACTGCTGGGAAAACAAATTGATGCTCTTCGTAACGTATATGTCAGCGAGCTGATTCCCAAAGTCATCAAGCGACCTGCATTGTATGCTTCATTAGGATTATTGATTAGTACCACGCTGTACGGTGTACTTGCTCTGATTCCGATCGACCTGTTCCCCAGAACAGACGATCCGCAATTAAGCATTAATGTGCGTATGCCCATAGGCACTTCAATAGAAGAAACCAAGCGGGTCACCGAGGATATTGCCAAATGGGTGAAGCAGCAGCCTCATGTAGAAACGATCAGTTATGCGGCTGGCGGCGACGCTCCCCAGTTGTTTCAAGATATGACCGCTGATGCCAAAACAGGCACAACCGTGGGTCAGATTGCTATTGTTGGGGAAGAAGGTGCATTTGATCCCGATGAAATGGCAGACAAATGGTCCTCCATCTTAAAGGATCGTTATCCGGGTCAATCCATTTCCTTGAAAATAGCCAAAGTGGGTGTGCCTCTCGGCAAGCCGATCTCCATTCGGATTTTAGGCAATGATGTAGGTCAGTTGCGTTCGTTGTCACAGCAGTTAAAAGAAGGCATTATGGCTACCAGAGGAACACAGGACATACAAGACAATATGGAAAATGAAGGCTATACGTTGGATTTCCAAATCAATAAACAAGCGATGGATCAATATCAGATTAGCAATAATGATCTGACACGTACACTCTTGTTAATGGGTAATGGCGTGAGTTTTAGCCGATTTGATACGGGGAAAGATTTGATAAATATTAAGCTGAAGCTAAGCCAAACCGATCAAAATCCTGAAATTTTGTTTCAGCAATTGAATGTGACCAATGCCAATGGTGTTCAAATCCCTTTATCTCAATTGGCTGAGTTGAAGCCATCCTTTGCAACACAAAAAATTAACCATTATAATTTAAAGCGTTCGATTACTGTTGAAGCTGAAGTTCACGGGCGTACTGCTTCCGAAGTCATGAAGGATGTCAAGCTTAAATTGCAGGACATTAAATTTCCTCCAGGCTACACTTGGGAAATTGGCGGCGAGATTTCAGGACAAGATGACATTTTATCAGAAATAGGATGGTTATATGTTGTCGTCATCCTATTAATCTTCATGCTGATCTTTTTGCAATTTTATTCTTTCTCGACTCCACTCATCATATTGACTACCGTGTATATGGCAGCAGCAGGCGGATTTCTTGGCTTGCTCATTCTAAATACGCCGATTACTTTTATGGGCGTGTTGGGCTTAATGACCTTGGCAGGTATTGTCGTACGTAACGGCATTGTGCTGATTGAGTTTATTGAGGATGCAAGACGTGAAGGGATCGAACTGAAGGAGGCCGTTGTTGCAGCGACCAAAGCGCGTTTCCGCCCCATATTGCTTACTTCGCTGACAGCTATTGTCGGTCTGATTCCGATTGCTCTTATTGGGGAACTCATGTTTAGACCGCTGGCATACACCATCATGTTTGGACTCATGTACTCAACTATCCTTACGATGTTTGTAGTACCCTCTCTGTATATAGTCATAGCCCGGTGGAAATTAAAAAAACAGAGTAAAAACGGGGGATATAATGAAAAAAATAACAAGTGA
- a CDS encoding TetR/AcrR family transcriptional regulator has translation MKKITSEDIIYAALSLFSEKGYDATSVDEIARESGMVKASFYKYFQSKEALLLGTIVLIEKLLDADIKELYLKHQLPSREKLRQLYLIALGRIYKNKVHLLVYSVPLIGSKEEKIAQAIDRVEHYLSDVMIDFLIDAYGEFIKDYAYDIEFVVKSMIVNSLRMSDSELSWTEQQTLAEFFLSITDMLAQGMLSPDVQHQIMWGRDSVFHEDSDQIWTKGKQIFYALQRMDTVLKQTELNEATRNEYVQILSRLQGELSEQNVEIAHVKALLLFLGQLPELLEDCTKLKAILEA, from the coding sequence ATGAAAAAAATAACAAGTGAAGATATCATATATGCTGCCCTTTCCCTATTTTCAGAAAAGGGATACGATGCCACCTCGGTCGATGAGATTGCACGTGAAAGCGGGATGGTGAAGGCTTCCTTTTATAAATACTTTCAAAGTAAAGAAGCGTTGCTGCTGGGGACAATCGTCCTGATTGAAAAACTTCTTGATGCAGATATTAAAGAACTTTATTTGAAGCACCAGCTACCTTCCCGTGAAAAGTTGAGACAACTGTATTTGATTGCGCTGGGCCGGATTTATAAGAATAAAGTTCATTTGCTGGTATACTCCGTTCCTTTAATCGGTTCTAAGGAAGAAAAAATCGCACAAGCCATTGATCGTGTTGAACATTATTTGTCTGACGTGATGATTGATTTCTTAATTGATGCTTATGGAGAGTTCATAAAAGACTATGCGTATGATATTGAGTTTGTCGTCAAAAGCATGATTGTCAATTCCCTCCGAATGAGCGATTCAGAGCTGTCCTGGACGGAGCAGCAAACACTGGCTGAATTTTTCCTTAGCATTACGGATATGCTGGCACAAGGAATGTTGAGCCCTGATGTTCAACATCAAATCATGTGGGGCCGCGATTCCGTATTCCATGAAGATTCTGATCAAATCTGGACCAAGGGAAAACAAATCTTCTATGCGTTGCAGCGTATGGATACGGTTCTGAAACAAACTGAATTAAATGAAGCTACCCGGAATGAATATGTGCAAATCCTAAGCAGATTACAGGGGGAACTCTCGGAACAAAACGTGGAAATAGCTCACGTGAAAGCCCTCCTTCTATTTTTGGGGCAACTGCCCGAGTTACTGGAAGACTGCACCAAGCTAAAAGCTATATTGGAAGCTTAG
- a CDS encoding GDSL-type esterase/lipase family protein: protein MAYHYTAIGDSLTTGAGTLLSGGFVSIYRRMAERHLYSPVSYENLGINGLTSQELLSLIRNNPLFRSALSRAELITITIGGNDLRPYISALAGGRGSSGSSIPQALNRTKEHVRQIVHALYHIKSGQREPFIIRMVGLYNPFPGVREAGVYVRQYNSFLHTLGGPNYRVANIYPAFEGNERALLSLDRIHPNSRGYHVIAEELNRLGYAPLR, encoded by the coding sequence TTGGCGTACCACTACACAGCAATTGGAGATTCTTTAACGACAGGTGCAGGCACACTGCTCAGCGGCGGATTTGTATCCATTTATCGACGAATGGCGGAAAGACATCTCTATTCGCCAGTCAGTTACGAGAATTTGGGAATCAACGGACTGACATCGCAGGAACTGCTGTCGTTGATCCGCAACAATCCGCTTTTTCGGTCGGCGCTCAGCCGAGCTGAACTCATAACGATAACGATCGGTGGAAATGATTTGCGACCATATATCAGCGCACTTGCTGGAGGCCGCGGTTCGTCGGGTTCTTCCATTCCGCAAGCCCTGAACCGCACCAAAGAGCATGTACGCCAAATCGTGCATGCCCTGTATCATATAAAGTCCGGTCAGCGTGAGCCATTTATCATACGAATGGTAGGATTGTATAATCCTTTTCCAGGAGTCAGGGAAGCGGGGGTATATGTGCGCCAGTACAACTCGTTCCTCCATACGTTGGGCGGACCGAATTACCGGGTGGCGAATATTTATCCTGCGTTTGAAGGTAATGAACGGGCGCTGCTGTCGCTGGATCGGATACATCCGAACAGCCGTGGTTATCACGTGATTGCAGAAGAGCTGAATCGGCTTGGGTATGCGCCATTACGGTGA
- a CDS encoding GNAT family N-acetyltransferase: MFKNLKTSLDREEILELLTYAVLDRPEQGEEALRFYQTSDEWKLFGVEDEGLIVGVVGFEEREDGTIVLHHLAVLPENRHRGYGRGMLLTLIKERSPKRLTVETDAEGADFFRNVGFAVYGSEDLPGGGQFHCIYEIDEE, from the coding sequence ATGTTTAAAAATTTAAAAACAAGTCTGGATCGGGAGGAGATACTGGAGCTGCTGACCTATGCCGTGCTGGATCGTCCTGAGCAGGGGGAGGAAGCTTTGCGTTTCTACCAAACCTCGGATGAATGGAAGCTGTTCGGTGTGGAAGATGAAGGACTTATCGTAGGTGTTGTCGGGTTTGAAGAGCGGGAGGATGGAACGATCGTGCTCCATCACCTGGCTGTATTGCCTGAAAATCGTCATCGAGGCTATGGCAGAGGTATGCTGCTTACGCTTATTAAGGAGCGTAGCCCGAAACGACTCACGGTAGAAACAGATGCGGAAGGGGCGGATTTCTTTCGCAATGTGGGATTCGCCGTGTACGGATCGGAGGATTTGCCGGGTGGTGGGCAATTCCATTGTATATATGAAATAGACGAAGAATAA
- a CDS encoding nucleotidyltransferase family protein has translation MKPEEDIQRIIHMMNDPQVLEDLHYVRALRLPQGCIAAGYVRNRVWDKLHGYTTATPLNDIDVIYFDPKNTLEERDEHLELSLNRKQAGRNWSVKNQARMHIRNGEAPYSSIEDAMSHWPETATAVAIRLNDEDQMEVICPHGLSDLLEMRVRQSPLFRHTTAFRQRVFEKQWLDNWPLLIVEN, from the coding sequence ATGAAGCCGGAAGAAGATATACAGCGAATCATACACATGATGAATGATCCGCAGGTTCTTGAAGACTTGCACTACGTACGGGCACTGAGGCTGCCTCAAGGCTGTATTGCCGCAGGCTATGTACGCAATCGGGTGTGGGATAAACTGCATGGTTATACGACCGCTACACCTCTCAATGATATAGATGTCATTTATTTTGATCCGAAAAATACGCTGGAGGAACGAGATGAGCACTTGGAGCTGTCCTTGAATCGTAAGCAGGCTGGGCGTAACTGGTCTGTCAAAAATCAGGCGCGGATGCATATCCGCAACGGAGAAGCCCCATATTCCTCGATAGAGGATGCCATGAGCCACTGGCCGGAAACGGCGACGGCAGTAGCCATTAGACTGAATGACGAGGACCAAATGGAGGTCATTTGTCCGCATGGATTAAGCGATCTGCTGGAGATGCGGGTGCGTCAAAGTCCATTGTTCCGTCACACGACGGCTTTTCGCCAGCGTGTATTTGAGAAGCAATGGCTGGATAACTGGCCTTTGCTTATTGTGGAGAATTAA
- a CDS encoding MDR family MFS transporter, whose amino-acid sequence MKEQLRSIHPLAWTIIAGTIFGRMATSMSIPFLSIYLTTRLGVSPFHTGVIVSVSSLVGIFASFYGGYISDRIGRRKVMLVSIASWALVFVAFALAEAAWAFFVINALNGLCRSLFEPTSRALLSDVTPKEKRLLIYNMRYAAINVGVVAGPLLGLLLGSASTGAPFMVAAGVYALYGVLLLIQFARYASDLRVGTTTGEAPLRMREAFRTASRDPIFMPILLGTVFCVMGYAHSNSTMPQFLSLSFAEGTRWFTYMLTANAMCVLAFQYPLVRLASRFSPVNSLIAGNLCIAVSLLLFSMLNTGWLFILDMVLFTIGEVLLFTMLDVLIDQIADAQYKGTYFGTIGFNNLGSVLAPLFGGWLLDSYGQTAPLAVFVPITLSVVLGIPFLLVARRRLAQRTARIAAETGEPVQQLLS is encoded by the coding sequence ATGAAAGAACAGCTACGTTCGATTCACCCACTGGCCTGGACGATTATAGCAGGTACTATTTTTGGTCGAATGGCGACATCGATGAGTATTCCGTTTTTGTCCATTTATTTGACCACTCGTCTGGGGGTATCTCCCTTTCATACGGGAGTGATCGTATCGGTCAGTTCGCTGGTCGGTATTTTTGCCAGCTTTTACGGTGGATATATTTCGGATCGCATCGGACGGCGTAAAGTCATGCTGGTGTCCATTGCCAGTTGGGCGCTTGTGTTCGTTGCTTTTGCGTTGGCTGAAGCGGCTTGGGCCTTTTTTGTCATTAATGCCCTAAACGGACTGTGCAGATCCTTGTTCGAGCCAACCTCGCGAGCACTGTTATCAGATGTGACCCCCAAGGAAAAAAGGCTGCTTATCTACAATATGAGGTATGCGGCCATTAATGTAGGTGTGGTGGCAGGACCGCTGCTCGGTTTGCTGCTGGGCTCTGCATCCACGGGGGCGCCATTTATGGTAGCTGCTGGTGTGTACGCCTTGTATGGGGTGTTGCTGTTGATTCAATTTGCCCGGTATGCCTCCGATCTACGTGTAGGGACCACGACCGGAGAAGCTCCGTTGCGGATGAGGGAGGCGTTCCGTACAGCCAGCCGTGATCCGATATTTATGCCGATTTTGCTAGGAACCGTATTTTGCGTGATGGGCTATGCTCATTCCAATTCCACGATGCCTCAATTTTTATCGTTATCCTTCGCGGAAGGAACCCGGTGGTTTACATACATGCTTACGGCCAACGCGATGTGCGTATTGGCTTTCCAGTATCCGCTGGTGCGGCTGGCTAGCCGTTTTTCCCCAGTGAATTCCTTGATTGCAGGAAATCTATGCATTGCGGTCAGCTTGTTGCTGTTCAGTATGCTAAACACAGGCTGGTTGTTTATACTGGATATGGTGCTGTTTACAATAGGTGAAGTGCTGTTGTTCACGATGCTGGATGTGCTGATAGATCAGATTGCAGATGCTCAATATAAAGGGACCTACTTTGGTACGATTGGCTTTAATAATCTGGGCAGTGTGCTGGCTCCTTTGTTTGGCGGCTGGTTGCTGGATAGCTATGGGCAAACGGCGCCGCTTGCCGTTTTTGTTCCGATTACACTGTCGGTCGTATTGGGCATTCCGTTTTTGCTGGTAGCCCGCCGCCGTCTGGCTCAGCGTACAGCCCGGATTGCGGCTGAGACTGGAGAGCCCGTACAGCAACTGTTATCTTAA
- a CDS encoding MarR family winged helix-turn-helix transcriptional regulator, producing the protein MSVKPDDQDLALNLFVVLARAYNSVTSRTNRDIHSHGLNTTEFGVLDLLYYRGPQPLQKIGEKVLISSGNITYVVDKLQKKNLLTRRASQDDRRVIYAELTDEGRHFFEQIFPQHHRVIMETVDGLSVEEKEQAIHLLKKLGLTAERQR; encoded by the coding sequence ATGTCTGTAAAACCAGATGATCAGGATTTGGCGCTTAACTTGTTTGTTGTGCTGGCTCGTGCTTATAATTCGGTCACGTCCCGCACAAATCGCGATATTCATAGCCATGGATTGAATACAACAGAATTTGGTGTACTTGATCTGTTATATTATCGTGGACCGCAGCCCTTGCAAAAAATCGGAGAAAAGGTTCTCATCTCCAGTGGGAATATAACGTATGTCGTGGATAAACTCCAGAAAAAAAACTTGCTCACCCGGCGTGCATCACAAGATGATCGACGTGTAATTTATGCAGAATTGACCGATGAAGGACGCCATTTCTTTGAGCAAATATTTCCACAGCATCATCGTGTTATTATGGAGACGGTGGATGGTCTGTCTGTGGAAGAGAAGGAACAGGCCATTCATTTGCTAAAAAAGCTTGGACTAACCGCTGAGAGACAGAGATGA
- a CDS encoding VanZ family protein — protein sequence MAGTRLLRNVAFVLFILYTALLLYWMFLGFGRTLRPGPPYSYNIVPFDTIRQYCRAMQSFPFRVWGVNLLGNIGVFIPFGVLLPIIWVSMRRIGRLLLTVVAVLVVLEASQMLLGAGTMDVDDIILNVVGVCCGRAGYVLLRKRLGIVS from the coding sequence ATGGCGGGTACCCGGCTGCTTCGTAATGTGGCATTTGTGCTATTCATTTTATATACAGCGCTTCTGCTATACTGGATGTTTCTCGGGTTTGGGCGTACCCTGCGACCGGGACCTCCGTATTCGTACAATATCGTTCCGTTTGATACAATTAGACAATATTGTCGGGCGATGCAGTCGTTCCCTTTTCGGGTATGGGGTGTTAATTTGCTTGGTAATATTGGCGTATTCATTCCCTTCGGCGTTCTTTTGCCGATTATTTGGGTGTCCATGCGCAGGATAGGCAGGCTGCTGTTAACGGTGGTGGCCGTGCTGGTCGTTCTTGAAGCGTCCCAAATGCTGCTTGGCGCAGGTACAATGGATGTGGACGATATCATCCTGAATGTTGTGGGTGTATGTTGTGGCCGCGCTGGCTATGTGCTTTTACGAAAAAGATTAGGGATCGTATCATAA
- the rpiA gene encoding ribose-5-phosphate isomerase RpiA, giving the protein MNLKQKAAEKAVEAIQDGMKVGLGTGSTAYWAIQKIGERVAQGLHIQAVATSQASEDLARELGIPIIPFDQIGRLDVTIDGADEVNEQLVLVKGGGGALLREKIVESNSDRLIIIVDESKDVKVLGTFPLPVEVVPFASEWTLEALRQTGCQAEWRIQDGERYLTDNGNYIADCRYGTIENPQELEIRLNQIPGVVENGLFINMADQVIIARANGQIDIRNK; this is encoded by the coding sequence ATGAATTTAAAGCAAAAAGCGGCTGAAAAAGCAGTAGAGGCGATTCAGGATGGCATGAAAGTAGGACTTGGTACAGGCTCGACAGCTTATTGGGCCATTCAAAAAATCGGTGAGCGTGTAGCGCAAGGATTACATATACAGGCTGTAGCTACATCCCAAGCCTCGGAGGATTTGGCCAGAGAACTGGGAATTCCCATCATTCCGTTTGATCAGATTGGAAGGCTCGACGTTACTATTGATGGAGCAGACGAAGTAAATGAGCAACTGGTGCTGGTGAAGGGCGGGGGCGGAGCTCTATTGAGAGAAAAAATTGTGGAAAGCAACAGCGACCGATTAATCATTATTGTGGATGAGTCCAAGGATGTAAAGGTGCTAGGTACATTTCCTCTGCCTGTTGAAGTCGTACCTTTTGCCAGTGAATGGACGTTGGAGGCTTTGCGGCAGACAGGCTGCCAAGCGGAATGGCGTATCCAGGACGGGGAGCGCTACCTGACGGATAACGGTAATTATATTGCCGATTGCCGCTATGGAACGATTGAGAACCCGCAAGAGCTGGAAATCCGCTTGAATCAAATCCCGGGGGTCGTCGAAAACGGGTTGTTCATTAATATGGCGGATCAGGTCATTATCGCACGAGCCAATGGACAGATCGACATCCGTAACAAGTAA
- a CDS encoding GNAT family N-acetyltransferase, which produces MSKLTIVKVKSDHADLHELIQKLDEDLLKRYPADEIYLVDFSNPKVKEMIFAVVYMDAKPVACGGLRPIDAEAMELKRFYVDPSYRRQGIAVSLLSFLEDEARKRGTLRIKLETGAAQPEAIALYTKQGYEPIERFGEYEHDVNSLCYGKKLHLSL; this is translated from the coding sequence ATGTCCAAGCTTACGATTGTAAAGGTTAAGAGTGACCATGCGGATCTGCATGAATTAATTCAAAAGCTGGATGAGGACTTGCTGAAAAGGTATCCTGCCGACGAAATTTATTTGGTTGATTTTTCCAATCCGAAAGTGAAGGAAATGATTTTCGCTGTTGTGTACATGGATGCAAAACCTGTTGCTTGTGGAGGACTTAGACCTATAGATGCAGAAGCGATGGAGCTTAAAAGATTTTATGTCGATCCCTCTTATCGCAGGCAAGGAATTGCTGTCAGTCTGTTATCCTTTTTGGAGGATGAGGCTCGAAAGCGGGGAACCTTAAGGATTAAGCTGGAGACCGGCGCGGCTCAACCTGAAGCGATTGCTCTTTATACGAAGCAGGGTTACGAGCCGATTGAACGATTCGGCGAGTATGAACACGATGTTAACAGTCTTTGTTATGGTAAAAAGCTGCATCTGTCTTTATAA
- a CDS encoding methyl-accepting chemotaxis protein has translation MKKWSSLSFFTKNLLLSFFNIVLIGLVLIVSSYLIQRTILIDQLHGQVEKITLKWAQGIKADEVSQAVQEKNYDGPVQAKLRAYLDNIMATNPNIAHAYIFGTELEGGDQTSIVAMPTDLRESFEKDKMGVGAMYQQPNVVVVGVADMLDSGKPTFTSFYDDSFGTWTTLMTPIKDPSGKIFAYFAVDADASAVPAGLTKLLISGATILVIFLLICLVLQYWVVRRTLTPIKQLMYGISEVSQGNLDVQIHAGQDDLGLVNQNFNDMVSHINSIMTKVKQTTDEVNESAKELLAICEQNGVNSNIINQNINEITNNIRAQEKATGDSARAMSEMASVIQNIAASSTTVAEEANSVEKRSNEGNEIIGKVSSQMHLITDSVTNTSRIIKLLDNRSQEIGNIIGTISGISSQTNLLALNASIEAARVGEEGKGFAVVASEVRKLAEQSAEATKQITTLIEEIQSEIGQAVISMEKGNIEVQNGIVVAGQAGELFSDILQATKNVAMQIQEVSSATEEISAGTQEMTATADDLSSTVSKTADNSIHIAQTVDEQKASLDSIIDSSYKLSSMSEELQEITSYFKIKDTNRTKS, from the coding sequence TTGAAAAAGTGGAGTAGCTTATCATTCTTCACCAAGAACTTATTATTATCATTCTTCAACATCGTATTGATCGGGCTAGTCCTCATCGTGTCCAGCTATCTGATCCAGCGTACGATTTTGATAGACCAACTGCACGGGCAAGTAGAGAAAATCACATTGAAGTGGGCCCAAGGCATTAAGGCGGATGAAGTATCCCAAGCCGTTCAAGAAAAAAATTATGACGGACCCGTTCAAGCCAAACTCCGTGCCTACCTGGATAATATTATGGCAACGAATCCGAATATCGCTCATGCCTATATTTTCGGGACGGAACTGGAAGGCGGCGATCAGACATCCATTGTTGCGATGCCGACCGATCTGAGAGAATCATTTGAAAAAGATAAAATGGGTGTTGGCGCTATGTACCAACAGCCTAACGTTGTGGTGGTAGGCGTAGCCGATATGCTAGACAGCGGCAAACCAACCTTCACCAGCTTCTACGATGACTCTTTTGGTACATGGACCACTTTGATGACTCCGATTAAAGATCCAAGTGGCAAAATCTTTGCATATTTTGCTGTCGATGCAGATGCCAGTGCTGTACCTGCCGGATTGACCAAGCTGCTCATTAGCGGTGCTACCATTTTGGTCATTTTCCTGCTGATCTGTCTGGTACTTCAATATTGGGTTGTAAGACGTACGTTGACGCCGATCAAGCAACTCATGTACGGTATCAGTGAAGTAAGCCAAGGAAACCTGGATGTTCAAATTCATGCAGGCCAGGATGATTTGGGACTCGTGAATCAGAACTTTAATGACATGGTAAGCCATATTAACAGCATCATGACCAAAGTGAAGCAGACAACGGATGAAGTCAATGAATCGGCGAAGGAACTACTCGCAATCTGCGAACAAAACGGTGTTAATTCAAACATTATAAATCAGAATATCAATGAAATTACGAATAACATCCGCGCACAAGAAAAAGCAACGGGGGATAGTGCACGAGCCATGTCTGAAATGGCTTCGGTCATCCAAAATATCGCAGCCAGCTCTACTACTGTTGCAGAAGAAGCAAATTCGGTCGAGAAGCGCTCTAACGAAGGTAACGAAATTATAGGCAAGGTTTCTTCACAAATGCATTTAATTACAGACTCTGTTACCAATACATCCCGCATCATCAAGCTGCTTGATAACCGTTCGCAAGAAATTGGTAACATTATCGGTACGATTTCTGGCATTTCCAGCCAGACGAATCTGCTTGCCTTGAATGCTTCTATTGAAGCAGCACGTGTCGGTGAAGAAGGCAAAGGCTTTGCCGTCGTTGCCAGTGAGGTTCGCAAGTTAGCAGAACAATCAGCGGAAGCAACCAAACAAATTACAACCCTAATAGAAGAAATCCAAAGTGAAATCGGACAAGCCGTAATTTCCATGGAGAAAGGTAACATTGAAGTTCAGAATGGGATCGTTGTAGCTGGACAAGCCGGCGAGCTGTTCAGTGACATTTTGCAAGCAACTAAAAATGTAGCAATGCAAATTCAGGAAGTATCCAGTGCAACAGAGGAAATTTCTGCGGGTACACAAGAAATGACAGCAACGGCAGACGACCTCTCCTCCACCGTAAGCAAAACAGCTGACAACAGCATTCATATTGCACAAACGGTTGATGAACAAAAAGCTTCTCTGGACTCCATCATAGATTCGTCCTATAAATTGTCGTCTATGTCTGAAGAGCTCCAAGAAATTACTTCTTATTTTAAAATTAAGGACACCAACCGTACCAAATCATAA